In Nitrospirota bacterium, the following are encoded in one genomic region:
- a CDS encoding DEAD/DEAH box helicase: MMLRPRQALLVERSLAALHQHGNTLAIGPTGSGKTIMLSAVAGGVLEEPDAKACILAHRDELTAQNRGKFGRVNPGVATSVFDAKEKSWAGRATFAMVQTLTRDNHLDAMPTLDLLVVDEAHHAASPSYRRVIDHVLSCNPRALIFGATATPARSDGKGLREVFSNVADQITLGELIASGHLVPPRTFVIDVGAQSALAQVRRTATDFDMTEVEAILNRTPITDAVIRHWREKAGERKTIVFCSTVAHAQCVADAFVAAGIRAVLIHGELSDAERKVRLAEYETGDAQVVVNVAVLTEGYDYTPTSCVVLLRPSSHKSTLTQMIGRGLRTVDPAEHPGIVKTDCIVLDFGTATLMHGSLEQEANLDGHRYPGEAPTKECPSCEATVPLGCRECPLCGFEWTRDETEQADALDDFVMTEIDLLKRSNFRWCDLFGCD; encoded by the coding sequence ATGATGCTTCGTCCCCGTCAGGCCCTGCTGGTGGAGCGCTCGCTCGCGGCGCTGCACCAGCACGGCAACACCCTGGCCATCGGCCCGACCGGCTCGGGCAAGACCATCATGCTGTCGGCGGTCGCCGGCGGCGTGCTGGAGGAGCCCGACGCCAAGGCCTGCATCCTCGCGCACCGCGACGAGCTCACCGCCCAGAACCGGGGAAAGTTCGGCCGGGTCAATCCGGGCGTCGCGACCTCGGTGTTCGATGCCAAGGAGAAGTCCTGGGCCGGGCGCGCGACCTTCGCGATGGTGCAGACGCTTACGCGCGACAACCATCTCGACGCGATGCCCACGCTCGATCTGTTGGTGGTCGATGAGGCGCATCATGCCGCCTCACCGTCCTACCGGCGCGTGATCGATCACGTGCTGTCGTGCAACCCCCGCGCGCTGATCTTCGGTGCCACCGCCACGCCCGCACGCAGCGACGGCAAGGGGCTGCGCGAGGTTTTTAGCAACGTGGCCGACCAGATCACCCTGGGCGAGCTCATCGCCTCCGGCCATCTGGTGCCGCCGCGCACCTTCGTCATCGATGTCGGCGCGCAGTCTGCCCTCGCCCAGGTGCGCCGCACCGCCACCGACTTCGACATGACCGAGGTGGAGGCGATCCTCAACAGGACGCCGATCACCGACGCGGTGATCCGTCACTGGCGCGAGAAGGCCGGCGAGCGCAAGACCATCGTGTTCTGCTCCACCGTGGCCCACGCGCAATGCGTGGCCGACGCCTTCGTCGCGGCCGGCATCCGCGCCGTGCTGATCCACGGCGAGTTGTCGGACGCCGAGCGCAAGGTGCGACTCGCCGAGTACGAGACCGGCGATGCGCAGGTGGTGGTCAACGTGGCGGTGCTGACCGAAGGCTACGACTACACGCCCACCTCCTGCGTGGTGCTGCTGCGCCCGAGCTCCCACAAGTCGACCCTGACCCAGATGATCGGTCGTGGGCTGCGCACCGTCGATCCGGCCGAGCATCCGGGCATCGTCAAGACCGATTGCATCGTGCTCGACTTCGGCACCGCGACGCTCATGCACGGCTCGCTGGAGCAGGAGGCCAACCTGGACGGCCACCGCTACCCTGGCGAGGCGCCCACCAAGGAGTGCCCGTCCTGCGAGGCGACGGTGCCGCTCGGCTGCCGCGAGTGCCCCCT